The genomic window CTCTCTCATACGCAAATACACATGGGTGGGGACGTTTCCTCTGCCTTTCTACAGTTCCTGTTTGAGAATTTGGCCGCTCTGCTACTGGAGGAGTTAAGATTGGTCTTGGGAGCTGAGGACGAACTGAGAAATCTCAGGGACAGTCTCTCCATGATTCAAGCTGTACTTCATGACGCAGAGGAGAGGCAGTGCACCGAGAACGCGGTGGGGCTGTGGCTCAACGAGCTCAGGGTCGTCGCCTACGATGCAAATGACGTGTTGGATGAGTTTGCTACCGAAGCTCAACGCCGGCATCTGATCCCACATGCACGGGTACGCAACTCCTTGTCCTTCCTCAATCCTAGACGTGGCTTGCTCTGGCTCAGAATGTCTCATAAAGTGAAAGAGATAGCCGATAGACTCACTGTCATCGGAAACAGACGTCATGCATTTAGCTTGAGATTGGGGGATGAAGCAAGGAATCAAGAAATGTGGCGTGAGAATTATCAGAGCACCTCGCTGAATCCTTCGTCAGCTCTTGGTCGCGAGAGCGATAAAAGGAGGATCACAGAACTGTTAGTACCATTACATGGTGAGGTCGAGAATAACATTTCTGTGATTTCCATACTTGGGATGGGTGGACTAGGGAAGACGACCCTCGCTCAACTAGTCTACAATGATGAAACTGTGGAGAAGTATTTTGAGCTCAGGCTTTGGGTCCATGTGTCCTATAATTTTGATGTTTACAGGCTCACAAAAGCGATCATAGAATCCATAGATAGTCATGTATGCGAACCCATCAACCTTGACAATCTTCAGAAACACCATAAGAAGAAGCTGAGTTGGAGGAGATATCTGCTTGTCTTGGATGACCTGTGGAATGAGGAAACAGAACAATGGGAGAGGCTTAGAGTCCCCTTGCTATATGGAGCCAAAGGAAGCAAGATATTGGTGACTACTAGGAGTGAGGTAGTTGCGGATGTCATGAGCACCTCACCTCCATACTATCTGCAGGGTTTATCAGACGACGACTGCTGGTCTTTGTTTTGCCGATATGCATTTGCGCGAGATCAACAGACATTTTCTGATCTAGATGATATCGGAAGAGAAATTGTGAACAAGTGCAAGGGCTTGCCTCTTGCAGCGATTGCTTTGGGCCATAGGCTGTGCCGGGTAGCTGACAGAAGCAAGTGGGAAGCAATTTTACAGGGTGAGGACTGGGAATTCTCAGGTGGGAACAGTGACGTTTCTCGGGCGGTTTGGTCGAGCTATCAGCAGTTGCCCAGATACCTTAAGCCTTGTTTCGCATATTGTTCCTTGATTCCAAAAGGTTATGAGTTTGAGAAAGAGTTTGTAGTTCAGCTGTGGATGGCACAACATTTCATTCAGCCGCGAGGAGAAGAGCTCATTGAAGACATTGCTGGATCCTACTTTGATACCCTTGTGCAAAGATCATTTTTCCAATTCTCGCATTTCGACTGTAGGAGTGGCCAACGTAGATACACAATGCACAATCTTATTCACAACTTTGCCCAGCGTGTGTCCGCAGAGGAATGCTGTATACTGCAGCTTGGTCGACGGCCCAAAGAACCAGCAAAGATTCGACGCAATCTAATTTGTCTAACCAAAAGGACAGTATGTTTGAGGACATTTACAAATGCAGGGGCTTGTACACACTCCTACTTGCTGGTGGGTTCAGAACGCACGAGATGAGGATACCCAACAAACTTGCAAAGCGCTTGAAAAGACTGCGCACTTTGGATCTAAGCAATTCAGACCTGACTATGTTGCCTGAATCGATTGGCACTTTGAAGCATCTTCGTTGCCTCCGGCTTCAAAACACAAAAATTACAAGGCTGCCCGAATCAGTGGGTTGCCTGTACAACCTTCAAATATTGGGTCTTAGAAACTGTGACATTGTCGAGCTGCCTTGCAACATGAAGAATCTTCGAAAATTGCGGCACCTTGATCTACGTCTTGATGATGATTCAGTGTTGGGAACACACGGAGCCAAGTCTAGAGTGCATAATTTAAGGTCAATGCCACCAGAAATTGGGCTATTAACCGATCTCCAGACATTGTCAAGATTTGTCATGGGTACGATGTATAAATCTGGGATAAGTGAGCTGAAAGACTTGAACCATCTCCATGGAGAACTTCTAATTTCAAACCTTCACCTAGTTCTAGATGCAGCAGAAGCAAAGGAGGCGAATTTAGCTGGAAAGCGATATATTCACAGGTTAGAGCTACGATGGAGCTATTCACGTGGTGCGCATGATGTGAAAGTTCTAGATAGTCTCCAACCTCACACCAACCTCAGAGAGCTAATGATAGTAGGCTATGGAGGTGCTTCATTTCCAGATTGGATATGTCATTCTTCCTTCTCCAATCTAGTAATCTTGTCACTCTCCGACTGTGGTAAATGTGATAAACTCCCACCACTTGGACAGTTGCCTGTTCTGAAGGAACTGTACATAAAAAGAATGGATTCAGTGAAGAGAGTGGATTGCTCATTTTGTGGTCATGATAGAAGAAAGTTCCCATCATTGCAAAAGCTACACTTCGAGAGCATGCATTGCCTGCAGGTTTGGTGTGGAGCTGATGATTGCCTCCTTTCTTCGCTTCGAGAGCTTGTTTTCAAGAATTGCGCTGATCTTCGACAACTCACTCATAATCTTCCTTCCCTGACAAAGTTGGAGATCGAGGGATCCCCAAAATTAGTTGGCTTGCGAAGCTTCCCATCTCTCCAATTTTTAGAGGTGAAGGCCAGTGGTGAATGGGTTTTCGACTCGTGGTCCAGTGTTGCTCCTCTTTCTTCCCTGACCCTCAGCGGGTTGCCAACAATAAGCTTGCCTTCAGAACTCCAACTTGGGCATGCTTCTATACGCTGCTTGGAAATCAGTCACTGTGACCAATTGGTATCATTGCCTGACAATTGGCTCCCCCCTGGCCTTACCTATTTTGCGATCAAACATTGTCCTCAACTCAGTGCTCTACCTAGGGGACTGCAGGACCTAAGGAAGCTGGAAGACTTGGAAATCCAGAACTGTAGGCAGCTAGAGTACCTACCAGATGGGCTCAAGAACCTGACATCGCTCACGCGTTTTGAGATTTCAGATTGTCCTCAGCTTTTATGCTTGCCAAATGATGGTCTGCCAACTAAACTTCGGTTCTTGAGCATCGACAATTGTCCAGAGCTCAGGCGACGGTGCAAAGAGGAGGTAGGTGAAGACTGGCCCAAGATTGAGCACATCTTCTCGGTATGGATTGATAAACAACCAGTGGTTTCCTCTGTTCAGCCTCAACGCGAAAGTCGGAGCACGCCCCCTTTTTATGAAGGTACGAATTCATGTTAGTTGCTCTACTAACCCACTTCTTATGCTTTGGTATATGCCTCATTGCCGCTTTGAAAATGATTGTGTTTCTCTGAGCTATACTGCATGTGGTCTTCAAATGTTAAGCGTAAGATTCTAAATTTAGATGAACAATTACACAAAAAATTCTGTCTCATATGTTTTATAGTAAGAGTTAAGTTTGAAAATTTGGATGTCTCCGTTGATTCCCCCCTGAGAAATCTACATATCATCCTTGATATGCAATTCATTTCTAAAAGATTCATTCAATATATATAGTTTTTAATGAGTTCCAAATTGATAAGGGGGTGAATCGCATTTTtaccctgaaaaaaaaaaaaaatgatgacatCGAATGGTTTTTTGCAGGGCAAAGCTCAGGGCAATAAATGGGAATGATTGCAAGTGCCGTCACCTTTATTCTGGTGAGCTATGCTCAAAATTATACGAATAAGTTATACTTATTGAGGCCAATAAAATAACATATGCTTGATTTAATACATTTGATTGACATAAATTTTCATGTTTGTTTGTTATGAAGCCAGGTATCAAGGCAATGCCAATGAATCCATTTCGTAGTTTGATGTTTCTGTCGTGTTGCGGAGCAACAAAGTATCACGGATGGGTATCATTTTATGAGGTGCATAGCTtcggattctctctctctctcgcgtaTGCACGTTGAGAAAATTAAAGGATTAAATATTTCGGAAGTCAATTTCTTGCAAGTGTCAGGAGCATGGTTTTTGGTGCTTGCAGTATTCCTTGTGAGGACGTTGATGCAGTTACATGCTAGATTTCATACTCTGTAGTCTGTACTTTGGTTTGTCGTGAACCGATGATCAGTTTCAAAACTTCTTTATGTACTTGTGGCTCAAAACAGAGTAGTTGCCTCAAAAAATGAAAAGCATgatatttttcagaaaaaataaaaaataaaaagcatgAAGTTGGATTTGAACGTTACCGATAGCCGTAACTACAGTATTTCCACCACAAATGACAGTTGGATTTGAACATTACTGCCGTCCATGAACCAAAGCTTCTCCAAAATCTTCAGCTGCCATTGCCGGAAAGTAGACTCCCATTCTTTAATCGCAGCAACATCTGGTATTTTTCTGTTCCACTCTTTAATCATTTTTTAAAGAGCTCTACAATTTATACCAGCATTGCTCCAATCTCGAAGCATGTTAGGATTGAGTCGCTTCTGATTCACTTCTTACAATACTTTCTATATCATAAAAGCCTCGTGTGACCCGAGATATTCCCCAGCCAAGAACGATAGTCTCCTAGCAAAGCTTCTGCTCAGCGTCGTGATAGGCTGGAATGCTAGCCGGCTCTTACCTTTTTGAAGTTCCTGTGAACTTTGAGACTGTCACATGACAGCTTTTCTTCTTCCAGTAAACTCACCTGTAACTGGTTAGACAATACCCGAAATCTTTCTTGCAGATTGACACCTATAACTCCCAGCATCCCATTCTTAATCTCATTCCAAAAGGAACATGCTTCaaacatttgaagaactgcatttTAAATATTGAAATTCAGGTGGTCCAAGTCCAATCAGTTATACCAAGCTTGGAGGATGATTTTTTCAGAAAATGGCCAGCTATATAATGGCCGGTCTCTATCAGTGCACATTGCTTGCAAGATAATGCAGAAAGCCTTAACTCTTATATAAGCGCCAAAACTTTTCCAATCAAGCAAGCATGTCATAGGCATAAAAATATTCAAGGCGATTTGTTTGTGAAATTTCAGAGCAAGTTCCATTTTTTTCCTGTGAATGCAACAATAATCCTTCTGTAATGTAAAGCCAACATGAAAGCTGCATCACAGTCTATATGTATGGCAAGATCATTTAAGAGTTGATAGCAAAAAAGTAATGTTGTTGTCATTTCTCGTCTTTCACTTTTTCGAGCATGTACCGTTGCAGAGCATAACAGAAGCAAGCAAAAATGATTCTAAGACATGAATGTACCAAGATTGTCCATATACATACCCAAGCATTTGCCTGTACCATCATGCTCTACTTGCATACTGCATATACAAGA from Elaeis guineensis isolate ETL-2024a chromosome 4, EG11, whole genome shotgun sequence includes these protein-coding regions:
- the LOC105037461 gene encoding LOW QUALITY PROTEIN: putative disease resistance protein RGA3 (The sequence of the model RefSeq protein was modified relative to this genomic sequence to represent the inferred CDS: inserted 1 base in 1 codon), whose amino-acid sequence is MGGDVSSAFLQFLFENLAALLLEELRLVLGAEDELRNLRDSLSMIQAVLHDAEERQCTENAVGLWLNELRVVAYDANDVLDEFATEAQRRHLIPHARVRNSLSFLNPRRGLLWLRMSHKVKEIADRLTVIGNRRHAFSLRLGDEARNQEMWRENYQSTSLNPSSALGRESDKRRITELLVPLHGEVENNISVISILGMGGLGKTTLAQLVYNDETVEKYFELRLWVHVSYNFDVYRLTKAIIESIDSHVCEPINLDNLQKHHKKKLSWRRYLLVLDDLWNEETEQWERLRVPLLYGAKGSKILVTTRSEVVADVMSTSPPYYLQGLSDDDCWSLFCRYAFARDQQTFSDLDDIGREIVNKCKGLPLAAIALGHRLCRVADRSKWEAILQGEDWEFSGGNSDVSRAVWSSYQQLPRYLKPCFAYCSLIPKGYEFEKEFVVQLWMAQHFIQPRGEELIEDIAGSYFDTLVQRSFFQFSHFDCRSGQRRYTMHNLIHNFAQRVSAEECCILQLGRRPKEPAKXSTQSNLSNQKDSMFEDIYKCRGLYTLLLAGGFRTHEMRIPNKLAKRLKRLRTLDLSNSDLTMLPESIGTLKHLRCLRLQNTKITRLPESVGCLYNLQILGLRNCDIVELPCNMKNLRKLRHLDLRLDDDSVLGTHGAKSRVHNLRSMPPEIGLLTDLQTLSRFVMGTMYKSGISELKDLNHLHGELLISNLHLVLDAAEAKEANLAGKRYIHRLELRWSYSRGAHDVKVLDSLQPHTNLRELMIVGYGGASFPDWICHSSFSNLVILSLSDCGKCDKLPPLGQLPVLKELYIKRMDSVKRVDCSFCGHDRRKFPSLQKLHFESMHCLQVWCGADDCLLSSLRELVFKNCADLRQLTHNLPSLTKLEIEGSPKLVGLRSFPSLQFLEVKASGEWVFDSWSSVAPLSSLTLSGLPTISLPSELQLGHASIRCLEISHCDQLVSLPDNWLPPGLTYFAIKHCPQLSALPRGLQDLRKLEDLEIQNCRQLEYLPDGLKNLTSLTRFEISDCPQLLCLPNDGLPTKLRFLSIDNCPELRRRCKEEVGEDWPKIEHIFSVWIDKQPVVSSVQPQRESRSTPPFYEGQSSGQ